GGACGCGTCCGCCGCCGACTCCGACCCTCCGGCGACCGGCGCGGCCGCGATCTCCTCGAAGATCTCGGCGTTGCCGTCTCCTTCGATGACGATGTGGCCGATGGCACCCTTGTCGAACGCACGCGACAGCGCGTGATCGACAAGCACGACCGTCTGTGGCACCTGTCCGACCAATTCGACCACGGTGCCGCCGCCGGCAGGGACCAGGGTCGTCTGCGAGCCGAGCAGTGGCGCGTTCAGCAGCGCGGCCTCCGGGTACACGGCATCCCAGTGCGAGCCGATCGGGTGGAAGCTGGAGATCAGGTTGAGTCCGGCGTTGACGAAGTAGATCCGGCTGCGCTCACCGACCCGCATGTGCAGCGCGCCGTCGTCGGTCAGCGCGCCGACCGCCCCGTTGAACACGACATGGGTCGGGACCTCGTCGCGCAGCGCCGCCCGGTCGAGGTCGGCCGCCCCGGCACCGTCGTTGGCGAGGTAGTACTCGGACTGGACCATGTACCACTCGTGGTCCACGGCGGGCAACGGGGTCTCGGGATCGACCAGGATCCCACCGAACATGCCGTGGGAGATGTGTGCGGGCACGTCCCCGTACGCGCAGTGGTACATGAAGAAGCCCGGGTACAGCAGCCGCGCCTCGATCGCCCGCGTCTCCCCGGGCGCGACCGTCGTCGCCTCCGCGCCGCCACCCTGGCCGGTCACGGCGTGGAAGTCGACGTTGTGGGGGTTGTGGTTGCCCGGAGGGTTCGTGATCGTGAAGCGCAGGACGTCACCGACCCGCGCACGGATGATCGGTCCAGGTGTGCCGACGACGAGACCGTCCGGACCGTCGACGAGCCTGTACCCCCAGGTCTCGTGCCGCGTGCCACTCGCGGGGTCGATGGTCGAGACGTTCTCCACCACCTCGAACGCCACGTCCACGACCGCGGGGGCCGAGCGCCCCACCCGGGGCGGCACGTCGGGTGCGACGGCCACGTTGACCTCGTCGGCCGGAACCGGTTCGAGCTCATCCTTGGCGACCAGCTCCGGGAGGGCCGCCCCGTTCGCCGTCCCACGACCGTCTGCGACGGATGCCGGCTGTGCTCCCGCCTCGTCGACGAGGTCCTGATACTGGTCGCGCAGATCACTCGCGATCAGGACGCCGCCGATCTGGTTCGCGACGACGAGGACCAGGATCAGCGCGACGGCGATCATGGTCAACGCGAGTGCGCGGGTCCATGGGCCGGGGGCCGCCTGCCCGATCGTGTCGTCGGCTCGCAGCTGCCCTGCCATGATCGGTCACCTCTCCATGCATCAGTGATGCGCCGGGTCCATGACGGGGGTCGCGGCGAGGCGCGCGACCAGGGCATCCCGCGCCGGCATCCACGCGTCGTGCAGAGCGCACGGAACCACCGCCGGACAGGGCTGATCACGCAGCACGCACTGGTCCGCCCGCACCGGACCCTCGGTCGCTTCGATGAGCTGCAGCACAGAGACGTCGCGCGCAGCCTCGGTCGCCTCGTACCCGCCGCGCGGGCCGGGGACCGAGCGCACCCAGCCCGCGCGCGCGAGTGGCGCGAGCACCTGTGCGAGGAACGCCGCGCTCGTGCCGACAGCATCCGCGAGGTCACCGCCCTTCTGCAGCGCGTCCTCGCGCACCAGTGCTCGCAACGCCTGCAGAGCGAGGTCGGTCCTGCGCGTGAGCTCGAGTCTCATAGTCCTAGAGTCATGAACTCAAGGACTTGGCGAAAGGGCCGGACGGCCCGGCCTGACAGGCCGTTCGACCCGCGGCCGATCTTGCGGGTGTCGGCGGCGCGCAGGACACTGACGCCGGCACCGGTGCGCCGGATGGACGGAGCGTGGCTCGTGGCCGGAACGACGAGCAGCGTCGCGCGGAGGCGCCTACGAGGCCCTCATGGTCGATGGAGCAGTGTGTCGCCTCCGCCGACATGGTCTCGGCGGAGGCCGCCTCGCTGTCCTTCCCGGTCGACTCGGAGTGCTCGCCGCCACCGTGATCGTGACCATCCCTGACCGCAGTTCCGGCGGCGGGGCCGGCTCCGGCGGGCCGAGTGCGACGGCGGTGCCGGTCCCGTCGTACAGCCGGATCCCGCCGCCGGCCGGTACCACCGGTTCGTTGAACGTCAGCCTGATCCGGGCAGGTGGGCCGGCCAGTTCCGCGCCATCTGCGGGCGTCGCCGACTCGAGCACCGCGTGGGCGTCGGCTGGCGTGGCGGTCACCAGCAGGGCTCCCATGACCAGCACACCGGTGAGCGCGACTCTGATCACCGTGGGGAGCGGCAACGCCGGTGTGGTCATGCCTCGTGCCCGGTGGCACGCATGAGCAGTCCGGCGATGAGGGCGTGCCGGTATCTGGTAGTCGATCGCGGGGGCCGGTCTGAGGGTCCGACGGCGTCAGGGATGACCAGCGAGCCGATCGGGATCGAGGCGCGTGGCCACCGCGTACGCTGCCCGTGAGCGCAAGCCCGTCCGACGACGCGGAGACGCCGTGACCGACCCCGCCGACGACGACCCCAGGATCGACGAGCTGTACACGCTGGTGCCGGGCGAGTTCACCGCCGCGCGCAACGCGCTGGTCAAGGCACTGCGCAGCGAGGGGCGGCGTGAGCTGGCGGCGGAGGTCGGCGTGCTGCGGCGCCCGACCGCGGCGGCGTGGGCCGTCAACCAGGCGGTGCGGGACCACCACGACCGCTACGCGCAGCTGCTCGAGGCCGGCGATGTCGTGCGGGTGGCGCAGCGCCGCGCGTTGTCGGGCGTCAAGCGGGGGGGCATGCGCGAGGCCGCCCGTGCCCGCCGCGATCTGATCGAGGAGCTCGCCGGCGTGGCCGTCGCGCTCCTCGACGCGCAGGGCGCAGCCGGCGACAGCCATCGCGGCGACATCGTCGCCACGTTCGACGCCGCGTCGGCCGACGCCGAGACCGCGGCCGTCGTCGGGGCCGGCCGACTGTCGCAGGCCCTGCCGGTGTCTTCCGGCTTCGGGGCGCTCGAGGGGCTGTCCGTGCTCGCCGCGGCTGCACCGGACGAGGCGGTCGCCGACGTCGTGGAGGCCGACGAGGAGGTCACCGACGAGCGACCCGATCCGGAGGAGGAGGCCCGCCAGCAGGAGGCGGCACTGGCGCGGCGCACCGCGATCCGTGCGGTCGAGGACGCCCGCCGCCAGCTCGCGGAGGCGCAGCAGACGGCAGAGCGCGCCGCGGCCGAGGCAAAGCGCGCGGACGCGCGGTGGACAACCGCGGACAAGGCGGCCGCGGCCGCGGAGGACAAGGCCCGCCGTCTGCGCGGCGAGGCCGACGAGCTCGCCGGACGTGCGGACCGTGCCCGCGCCCGAGTGGCCGACGCCGAGCGTGCCGCGGAGCAGGCCGCGGACGACCTGCGGGACCGCGAGCGGGAGCTGCAGGACCTCGATTGACCGTCGCGGCGACCGCCCCAGGCGCCGCGGTGGATCGTGGGAGAAATCTCTATCACACCGGCGTCGGGGTGCTCTGTTAGTGCATGGACCCGCGAGGGACTCGCCCGCGGAGCCACCGCGACGGATGTGATGACGATGACCACCACCGACCACCCCGCAGCAGTCCAATTGACGCGGTGCCCCGCGTGCGGTGCGCCGGCCGAGATCGAACGCCGGACGGTGCTCGAGAGCACCGACGGCCCTGTGGAGCACGCCAGGGTCCGCTGCGTGCTCCGGCACATCTTCCTGCTGCCGACCGCCGCGCTCGACCACGTCGCTGCGCCGGCGCCCGAGACCGCGCCCCGGCTCGCCCCGCGATGACGGCGGTGCGGCCGTCCGGCGCATTGCTCGTCGCAGTGGCCAGTCGTCGGCGACGGCGTCAGCCCACGTCGAGCGGCGGCACGCCGAACCCCTCCGGGGCGTCGACCAAGGCTCCCTCGAAGCGCAGCGCGACCGGCCCGGCGTGGTCGCCGTGCCGCACCACCACGTCGAGGGTGCTGTCGGGCCACCGGCACACGAACCGGTCGTGGCCGCCCTCGATCTCAGCACCGAGCAGCGACCAGAGCGCCCGCGCGGCCGCCAGGTCCGGATGCTCCAGCGTCGCGCCGAGCAGGCGCGGGGCACCTGACGTGGGTGCCGTCGCGGCGGTCCCGATCCGCCGGGCCCAGGACCGGTCGTCCTCGGGCGTCCATGCGACCTGGACGATCAGACCGCCAACCTGGGTTGGGCGCAGGAACCCCTCCCGCCACCACCGTGACATGGTCTGCACGTCGACGACGTCGTAGCCGCCGGCCCGCACGGTGTCGATCGCCGCACCGAGGTCGGCGACCTTGAGGGTCACGTGGTGGATGGTCGGGCCGAAGCGTGCGAGGAAGTCTAAGATGAAGCCGCCGTCGCCGCCCGGAGGCGGCGCGATCAGCTCGAGCTTGCCGCCACCGCGGGTGCGGACCTGGGCGATGTCGAAGCCGTCGTTGATCTCGCGTGCCACCACGCCCGCCCCGACGGTGCCACACCAGTAGGCCAGGGCGTCGTCGAGGTCGCCCACGGCCACCGCCACGTGGTCAAGCCGTGCCCGCAGCGCCTCGGCGATCATCGCACGTGCTCGTCGCCGGTGCGGCGCGGAGCCATCGGGTCCACCCTCACCATCCCTGCGGCAGCGCCTGGCCCTCGGCGAAGCCGGAGTGCGTCTGGACGCCGAGGACGGCGCGCTCGTGCAGCTGCTCCAGCGTCGCGGCCCCCGCGTACGAGCAGGCGCTGCGCACCCCGGCCGTGATCACGTCGAGGAGAACCTCGACGCCCGGACGCTGCGGGTCCAGGTACATGCGCGCCGAGGAGATGCCCTCGTCGAAGAACTGCTTGCGTGCCCGATCGAGCCCGTCGTCCCCGGAGGTGCGGCGGTCGACGGCGCGGGCCGACGCCATGCCGAAG
This region of Euzebyales bacterium genomic DNA includes:
- a CDS encoding Rrf2 family transcriptional regulator; amino-acid sequence: MRLELTRRTDLALQALRALVREDALQKGGDLADAVGTSAAFLAQVLAPLARAGWVRSVPGPRGGYEATEAARDVSVLQLIEATEGPVRADQCVLRDQPCPAVVPCALHDAWMPARDALVARLAATPVMDPAHH
- a CDS encoding VOC family protein: MIAEALRARLDHVAVAVGDLDDALAYWCGTVGAGVVAREINDGFDIAQVRTRGGGKLELIAPPPGGDGGFILDFLARFGPTIHHVTLKVADLGAAIDTVRAGGYDVVDVQTMSRWWREGFLRPTQVGGLIVQVAWTPEDDRSWARRIGTAATAPTSGAPRLLGATLEHPDLAAARALWSLLGAEIEGGHDRFVCRWPDSTLDVVVRHGDHAGPVALRFEGALVDAPEGFGVPPLDVG
- a CDS encoding plastocyanin/azurin family copper-binding protein is translated as MAGQLRADDTIGQAAPGPWTRALALTMIAVALILVLVVANQIGGVLIASDLRDQYQDLVDEAGAQPASVADGRGTANGAALPELVAKDELEPVPADEVNVAVAPDVPPRVGRSAPAVVDVAFEVVENVSTIDPASGTRHETWGYRLVDGPDGLVVGTPGPIIRARVGDVLRFTITNPPGNHNPHNVDFHAVTGQGGGAEATTVAPGETRAIEARLLYPGFFMYHCAYGDVPAHISHGMFGGILVDPETPLPAVDHEWYMVQSEYYLANDGAGAADLDRAALRDEVPTHVVFNGAVGALTDDGALHMRVGERSRIYFVNAGLNLISSFHPIGSHWDAVYPEAALLNAPLLGSQTTLVPAGGGTVVELVGQVPQTVVLVDHALSRAFDKGAIGHIVIEGDGNAEIFEEIAAAPVAGGSESAADASEEAQDDATADVEAAETVSIEPGSSTFQDDGAADEFAASEDPADYSANVIEVKVGDTVTWTNDDTTAHTVTAEDGSFDSGLMNPGGSWSHTFTEAGEFEYFCTPHPWMRARVIVTG